In Caldicellulosiruptor obsidiansis OB47, a single window of DNA contains:
- a CDS encoding tapirin — MLEKISCLKDRMFIKKVDGSVLIVVIIVIAVLSTILLGTMSAVLASLNQSTSIYQKSATGYGAESAAEEFLYYFNQLLEDAKNIAYGYYYKGDGTLKDICPGRVRWLLGDESYEPGKILDDLRHGRISRDVAEDKVYEGMKAIIRDEVSRFMNDVGSDASIKVESLSLPEFKKLSDLVELYIKPHYESLTGYELDDITVNAWSGTTSGSLPDGYTIYIDVSKKRAGTSSDKEVKRALRLDVRIADDSGSSVNLILNPSPTPVPSSPLDYAIFSKGALNTNKNLTVENGSVYSGGDLTIHGGAVFNIDNLISKGEMMINQDSDSRCRDNNIVVRNIIYVEKSLKANRISPRSTNIDAKTIYVGQEMQLYGAGSYKFVQLFSDSNVKLAGPGVNMEVSALASIRGTLEVIDGATVTLKSNSAVYCNSLVVRNGSRLILENGAKLYVATTPDASTIISIQNNGGTISYSSSFSYPPTPAEIDEIRNRDYTSGLLITPLPADSVGSPQLGSTADITQTPPQIVIYGESFINDNEARLEILGRLSLPTVDFSTLQLHLISRGNITFVGGGMTILNGSIISLGNALDVNCLENPYAGLTLKYQTPSPSIQQDIENNTGIQPSQIIYTEADAVGRKTLYNILRRNIVIK; from the coding sequence ATGCTGGAAAAAATTAGTTGTTTAAAAGACAGGATGTTTATTAAAAAGGTTGACGGATCTGTTTTGATTGTTGTGATAATAGTTATTGCTGTTCTGAGCACAATATTGCTGGGGACGATGTCGGCTGTGTTAGCATCGCTGAACCAGAGCACATCTATATATCAGAAATCTGCAACAGGCTATGGAGCTGAAAGTGCAGCAGAGGAGTTTTTGTATTATTTTAATCAACTGTTAGAGGATGCAAAGAATATAGCGTATGGTTATTATTACAAGGGAGATGGGACACTAAAAGATATATGTCCTGGTCGAGTGAGATGGTTATTGGGAGATGAGAGCTATGAGCCGGGGAAGATATTGGATGATTTGCGACATGGGAGGATAAGTCGAGATGTAGCTGAAGACAAAGTGTATGAGGGTATGAAAGCGATTATAAGGGATGAGGTAAGCCGGTTTATGAATGACGTGGGTAGTGATGCTTCCATAAAGGTTGAATCTCTGTCGCTGCCGGAGTTTAAGAAGTTATCTGACTTAGTAGAGTTGTATATAAAGCCACATTATGAGAGCCTGACTGGGTATGAACTTGATGATATCACAGTTAATGCATGGTCAGGTACGACAAGTGGGTCTCTTCCTGATGGATATACAATTTACATTGATGTATCTAAAAAGAGAGCAGGAACTTCGTCAGATAAAGAGGTAAAGAGAGCATTGCGATTAGATGTTAGAATAGCTGATGACAGTGGAAGTTCAGTGAACTTAATTTTGAATCCATCACCAACGCCTGTTCCTTCATCACCGCTTGATTATGCAATATTTTCAAAGGGTGCTCTTAATACTAACAAAAACCTTACTGTCGAAAATGGAAGTGTGTATTCAGGTGGTGACCTAACGATACACGGTGGTGCGGTGTTTAATATTGACAATTTGATATCAAAAGGTGAGATGATGATAAATCAAGATAGTGACTCGCGATGTCGTGACAACAATATAGTTGTAAGGAATATAATTTATGTAGAAAAAAGTTTGAAAGCAAATAGGATATCCCCACGCTCAACTAATATTGATGCAAAAACAATTTATGTTGGTCAGGAAATGCAATTATATGGGGCCGGTAGCTATAAGTTTGTACAATTGTTTTCTGATAGCAATGTAAAGCTAGCTGGACCGGGTGTGAACATGGAAGTTTCAGCGTTAGCAAGTATAAGAGGGACACTTGAGGTTATTGATGGAGCAACAGTAACGTTAAAAAGCAACAGTGCGGTTTACTGCAATTCATTGGTAGTACGCAATGGTTCCCGCTTGATTCTTGAAAATGGAGCAAAATTATATGTAGCAACAACTCCCGATGCATCCACGATAATATCCATACAAAATAATGGTGGGACAATTTCGTATTCTTCTTCTTTTTCATATCCACCTACGCCAGCTGAGATAGATGAAATAAGAAATCGGGATTATACCAGTGGTTTGCTAATAACACCATTGCCAGCTGATAGTGTTGGTAGTCCTCAGCTTGGCAGCACTGCAGACATAACTCAAACACCCCCGCAGATAGTAATATATGGTGAATCCTTTATTAACGATAATGAAGCAAGGTTAGAAATATTGGGTAGATTAAGTTTACCCACTGTTGATTTCTCAACACTCCAGCTGCATTTAATTTCACGGGGCAACATTACATTCGTGGGTGGTGGTATGACTATTTTAAATGGTTCGATAATCTCGCTTGGTAATGCATTAGATGTAAACTGCTTGGAGAATCCATATGCTGGGCTTACGCTAAAGTATCAAACGCCAAGTCCTTCCATACAACAAGACATTGAGAATAATACAGGTATTCAACCATCTCAAATAATATATACGGAGGCTGATGCAGTTGGAAGAAAAACTTTATATAACATTTTAAGACGAAACATTGTCATAAAGTAG
- a CDS encoding PulJ/GspJ family protein yields the protein MKLKGFSLVEVIVAVAIFAIILIPIGIAFNQSMRVTSKSKENMDIAQVLNKAMEKMYADMGNDDSHFADVVYSLPDYSGSELEFGNDKYKVKYTVKRIDCDFDLILVANASNTVSVYQKVYDATYGGVKYDLSLSIPPSLSGVVNIEVYKEISGIDRAEYRFNNIPLIVTNPNFKIYFIDNTSTVNCNIDGVFEMNGGIRTSNYTTQLLEVWSKSFTVGSAASPTPSPTASPAGNFTTQRSTVKFISYTNSKFYHQLFEVTMEIWNEQKNRKVREYKFFMRG from the coding sequence ATGAAGTTAAAAGGTTTTTCGTTGGTAGAGGTTATAGTTGCTGTTGCTATATTTGCTATAATTTTGATTCCAATTGGAATTGCGTTTAACCAATCGATGAGGGTAACCTCAAAGTCAAAAGAGAATATGGATATTGCTCAGGTTTTGAACAAAGCAATGGAAAAAATGTACGCTGATATGGGAAATGATGATAGTCATTTTGCGGATGTAGTATATTCATTACCAGACTATAGTGGTAGTGAACTGGAATTTGGCAATGACAAATATAAAGTAAAATATACTGTAAAAAGGATTGATTGTGATTTCGATTTAATACTTGTAGCTAATGCTTCAAATACAGTGTCAGTATACCAAAAAGTGTACGATGCAACTTATGGTGGTGTGAAATATGACCTTAGTTTATCTATTCCTCCGAGTTTAAGTGGAGTGGTAAATATAGAAGTTTATAAGGAAATAAGCGGAATAGACCGGGCTGAGTACAGATTCAACAATATACCATTAATAGTTACTAATCCCAATTTTAAAATTTACTTTATTGACAATACTTCTACTGTAAATTGTAATATTGATGGTGTCTTTGAAATGAACGGGGGAATTCGTACATCAAATTACACCACTCAACTGTTAGAAGTATGGTCTAAAAGCTTTACAGTAGGTTCTGCGGCATCTCCTACACCAAGTCCGACAGCAAGTCCGGCTGGTAATTTTACCACACAAAGGTCCACAGTGAAATTTATTTCGTACACCAATTCAAAATTTTACCATCAGCTTTTTGAGGTAACCATGGAAATTTGGAACGAACAAAAGAATAGAAAAGTGAGGGAGTACAAATTTTTTATGAGGGGGTAA
- a CDS encoding IS1634 family transposase: MYLKKSTNRKTGRTYLSIVNSYYDKETKQSRTATVRSLGYLDELQKQYDDPIAFFTEEVRKMNEELNKENSELNLKISLNETMPLNYSARKNFGYAALSKIYHELEIDKFIKNKQRYSQEEYDANSILKLLVYSRLLFPASKKKTFENKDIFFEKFDFSLDDVYRSLSFFNRHCEQLLLWIHEHIKKLYNRNTELVYYDVTNYYFEIDKQDELRRKGVSKEHRPDPIVQMGLFMDTNGIPITYKLFPGNAPDKTTLIPALRTIQKEYSLGRIIVVADRGLTTGDNIWYILSAKNGYILSYSIRGADRDFQKYVLDEKGYVEKSNGFKIKSRLYPREIQITTASGKKMKKVVDELQIVFYSPEYAAKEKQEREAALIKAMDLIKNPGKYNKATAYGAAKYVKNLAFDPNTGEILASAQRKLSLDEEKLKEEEKFDGYYAIVTSEYKESPEKIINIYKGLWKIEEAFKITKNEIESRPVYLSLEEHINAHFLTCFISLVIAKILEYRLQWKYCVTEILESLRKASCSHIKENYYVFDFFDEVLEEIGKDLNIDFSKKFMRLKEIKKVLGETKK, encoded by the coding sequence TTGTATCTTAAAAAAAGTACAAACCGTAAAACTGGTAGAACTTATCTGTCAATCGTAAACAGCTACTATGACAAAGAAACTAAACAATCTCGAACAGCTACCGTCCGCTCCTTAGGTTATCTTGACGAACTTCAAAAACAATATGATGACCCTATCGCATTTTTCACCGAAGAAGTTCGTAAAATGAACGAAGAATTGAATAAAGAAAATTCTGAGCTCAATCTCAAAATTTCATTAAATGAAACTATGCCTTTAAATTATAGTGCTCGAAAAAATTTTGGTTATGCAGCTTTAAGTAAAATCTATCATGAGCTTGAAATAGACAAGTTCATAAAAAATAAACAGCGCTACTCACAAGAAGAATACGATGCTAATAGTATTTTAAAACTTTTGGTATACTCTCGCTTGCTTTTCCCCGCATCAAAAAAGAAAACTTTTGAAAATAAAGATATTTTCTTTGAAAAATTTGATTTTTCATTAGACGACGTATATCGAAGTTTATCTTTTTTCAATAGACATTGCGAGCAACTTTTACTTTGGATTCATGAACATATAAAAAAGCTTTATAACCGTAATACAGAGCTTGTTTACTATGATGTCACAAACTATTATTTTGAGATTGACAAACAAGATGAACTAAGGAGAAAAGGCGTATCAAAAGAACATCGTCCAGATCCTATTGTACAGATGGGATTGTTTATGGATACAAATGGCATACCTATTACATACAAACTTTTTCCTGGAAATGCGCCTGATAAAACAACTTTAATTCCTGCCTTGCGAACAATTCAAAAAGAATATTCCTTAGGCAGAATAATTGTAGTAGCAGATAGAGGACTAACAACCGGAGATAATATTTGGTATATTTTATCTGCCAAAAATGGATATATACTAAGTTATTCTATCAGAGGTGCTGACAGAGATTTTCAGAAGTATGTACTTGATGAAAAAGGATATGTTGAAAAATCCAATGGATTTAAAATAAAGTCAAGACTTTATCCAAGAGAGATTCAAATAACAACGGCAAGTGGGAAGAAGATGAAAAAAGTAGTAGATGAACTTCAAATAGTCTTTTACAGTCCGGAATATGCAGCAAAAGAAAAACAAGAGAGAGAAGCAGCTTTGATAAAAGCGATGGATTTGATTAAAAATCCAGGGAAATACAACAAAGCCACAGCTTATGGTGCAGCCAAGTATGTAAAGAATCTTGCATTTGACCCTAATACAGGTGAGATATTGGCAAGTGCTCAGAGGAAGCTATCTTTGGATGAAGAGAAATTAAAAGAAGAAGAAAAATTTGATGGATACTATGCTATTGTTACAAGCGAGTACAAAGAATCACCGGAGAAGATAATAAACATATATAAAGGACTTTGGAAGATAGAAGAAGCATTCAAGATAACAAAGAACGAGATAGAAAGTAGACCTGTTTATTTATCCTTAGAAGAACACATAAATGCTCATTTTTTGACCTGTTTTATATCATTAGTAATTGCAAAAATATTGGAATACAGGTTACAATGGAAATACTGTGTTACAGAGATTTTGGAGAGTTTGAGGAAAGCATCATGTAGCCATATTAAAGAAAACTATTATGTATTTGATTTTTTTGATGAAGTACTTGAGGAAATTGGAAAAGATTTAAACATAGATTTTAGTAAAAAATTTATGAGATTGAAGGAAATAAAAAAAGTTTTAGGTGAGACAAAAAAGTGA
- a CDS encoding late competence development ComFB family protein, which translates to MYVVKNLMEEVVQKYYEKIIDELDVCRCEKCKADVMALALNRLPPRYCVTEEGKMYVKLKELEIQFEVDIIAALAAAAYIVKNNIRHEERDCKNEM; encoded by the coding sequence ATGTATGTTGTAAAAAATCTGATGGAAGAGGTTGTTCAAAAATACTATGAGAAAATAATTGATGAATTGGATGTTTGCAGGTGCGAAAAGTGCAAAGCTGACGTTATGGCGTTGGCACTGAATAGACTTCCACCTCGATATTGCGTGACAGAAGAAGGTAAGATGTATGTTAAATTAAAAGAGTTAGAAATTCAGTTTGAGGTTGACATAATTGCTGCGCTGGCAGCAGCGGCGTATATAGTTAAAAATAATATAAGGCATGAAGAAAGGGATTGTAAGAATGAAATGTAA
- the pilM gene encoding type IV pilus biogenesis protein PilM has protein sequence MSEKVVVEIGKNYIRVAEGKFQNSSIEINRFFEKNLDDNIIKEDIKVDDVLLQIELRSLFNQNKVGKKNVNVIFSGISNILIRELEMPYVADDKIYNMIRHEARQYFPINIDSYILDYKQLKIFDEGKIKKQKILIVGVHRFLIEGVINAFKNAGIKISKIDIEPNSIVKLFKNERKLNKQEDDNSYMIVNITRNGVSTSVVANNELCATKLFSLVQLEEMFKENSEQSYDYEFSLIEDLISESVIKFYDFVRTREEPITNIKKIYLTGEVCQHIDISSLLRRRLNMDVELVSDFKSVRKIESQEKSVMFAYATAFSGLI, from the coding sequence ATGAGTGAAAAAGTAGTTGTGGAAATAGGAAAAAACTACATAAGAGTGGCCGAAGGTAAGTTTCAAAATAGCAGCATAGAAATCAATAGATTTTTTGAAAAAAATCTCGATGATAACATAATCAAAGAGGATATTAAGGTTGACGATGTTCTTTTGCAGATAGAACTTAGAAGCCTTTTCAATCAAAATAAGGTTGGCAAGAAAAATGTTAATGTTATATTTTCAGGGATTTCAAACATTTTGATAAGAGAATTAGAAATGCCTTACGTTGCCGATGATAAAATATACAACATGATACGCCATGAGGCAAGACAATATTTCCCAATAAACATAGATAGTTATATACTTGATTATAAGCAACTTAAAATATTTGACGAAGGGAAGATTAAAAAGCAAAAGATACTTATTGTTGGTGTACATAGATTTTTAATAGAAGGTGTAATAAATGCCTTTAAAAATGCAGGAATAAAAATATCTAAGATTGATATTGAGCCAAATTCAATTGTTAAACTATTCAAAAACGAAAGAAAGCTGAACAAACAAGAAGATGATAACTCATACATGATAGTGAATATCACCCGAAATGGAGTTTCTACTTCTGTTGTTGCGAACAATGAACTTTGTGCCACAAAGCTATTTTCGCTTGTTCAGCTTGAAGAGATGTTTAAAGAAAATTCTGAGCAATCTTATGATTATGAATTTAGCTTAATTGAAGATCTTATTTCTGAAAGCGTAATTAAGTTTTATGACTTTGTACGAACAAGGGAAGAACCTATAACAAACATAAAGAAAATATACTTAACAGGAGAGGTATGTCAACATATTGATATTAGTAGTCTTTTGAGAAGAAGACTGAATATGGATGTAGAACTTGTGAGCGATTTTAAGTCTGTCAGAAAGATTGAATCACAGGAAAAAAGTGTGATGTTTGCATATGCAACAGCTTTCAGTGGGTTGATTTAG
- a CDS encoding transposase, translated as MVISKKDKERVLEAIRKGAIDAADLSFPNLIDAIILKMKREGIIELLEHAFLDKRSANKNIPFHILLTLAITAKMKLKTSLTDIPFAISNAETLSEIGWNIWDNKRGLKEGLMDEGTLRNIVKKYTVEELIQGYNTYVQEYVFPKKEIVPDIHILDCTELEVLLENSNYEGSEVVRDKDGMRRGYKMSTLRGITGDNGILEEIKIGSINVHDLELSREMVLKSKMLKFGDILINDRGFISRELMNQLKQKRGVDTYIPLKSNMEAYEQAVMIAKEENKWEAHPNKKRKRQEIAFVESLGSYWRSAKPEDDVQINGCVVHDTKTDEYFVIVTTDLGKTAKQIIKTYELRPEIEEDYRQIKDFWKIEDFKSTKYNFIAFHIVMVLIGYLFFQLYRDMEEGKRCEGKSLPVAAKKYVEEGPKSVIVYAGQYFGIFGFLEFIQLYASCNAEVKQRLDSILGKV; from the coding sequence ATGGTAATAAGTAAAAAAGACAAAGAAAGAGTATTAGAAGCTATTAGAAAAGGTGCAATAGATGCAGCGGATTTAAGCTTTCCTAATTTGATAGATGCAATAATTCTTAAAATGAAACGAGAAGGGATAATAGAGCTATTAGAGCATGCGTTTTTGGACAAACGATCAGCAAATAAGAATATACCTTTTCACATATTGCTGACATTAGCCATTACAGCGAAGATGAAGCTAAAGACCAGTTTGACAGATATACCCTTTGCTATAAGCAATGCGGAGACATTATCAGAAATTGGCTGGAACATATGGGACAATAAGAGAGGGTTGAAAGAAGGGCTGATGGACGAAGGTACCCTTCGTAACATAGTAAAGAAATACACGGTGGAAGAGTTAATACAAGGATATAATACATATGTTCAAGAGTATGTATTTCCGAAGAAGGAGATAGTACCTGATATTCATATTCTTGATTGTACTGAGCTTGAAGTATTACTGGAGAATAGCAATTATGAAGGTTCAGAAGTGGTAAGAGATAAAGATGGAATGCGTAGAGGATATAAGATGTCTACACTACGAGGTATTACAGGTGATAATGGTATACTGGAAGAAATCAAAATAGGTAGTATTAACGTACATGACCTTGAATTAAGCCGAGAGATGGTACTAAAAAGCAAAATGTTAAAATTTGGGGACATTTTAATTAATGACCGTGGATTTATTTCGAGGGAGCTTATGAACCAGTTAAAACAAAAGAGAGGAGTGGATACGTACATTCCTTTGAAAAGCAATATGGAGGCATATGAGCAGGCAGTAATGATAGCAAAAGAAGAAAACAAGTGGGAAGCTCACCCGAACAAAAAAAGGAAGAGGCAGGAGATTGCTTTTGTAGAATCACTGGGTAGTTATTGGAGGAGTGCCAAGCCTGAAGATGACGTACAGATAAATGGGTGTGTAGTACATGACACAAAGACGGATGAATATTTTGTAATTGTGACTACAGATCTTGGGAAGACAGCAAAACAAATAATCAAGACATATGAATTAAGGCCTGAGATTGAGGAAGATTACCGACAGATCAAGGATTTTTGGAAGATTGAAGATTTTAAGAGCACGAAGTACAATTTTATAGCATTTCATATTGTGATGGTACTGATAGGATATTTGTTCTTCCAGCTATACAGAGATATGGAAGAAGGGAAGAGATGTGAGGGAAAAAGTTTGCCTGTAGCAGCAAAGAAGTATGTGGAAGAGGGGCCAAAATCGGTTATTGTATATGCTGGACAGTACTTTGGTATCTTTGGATTTCTGGAGTTTATTCAGTTGTATGCGTCATGCAACGCAGAAGTGAAGCAGCGCTTAGATTCGATTCTGGGTAAAGTATAA
- a CDS encoding tapirin: MLRTNWKTFSKKVFKINLSGSALIIVIIIIAILSTVLLGAMSAVLASLNQSTSIYQKSATGYGAESAAEEFLYYFNQLLEDAKNIAYGYYYKGDGTLKDICPGRVRWLLGDESYEPGKILDDLRHGRISRDVAEDKVYEGMKAIIRDEVSRFMNDVGSDASIKVESLSLPEFKKLSDLVELYIKPHYESLTGYELDDITVNAWSGTTSGSLPDGYTIYIDVSKKRAGTSSDKEIKRTLRLDVEILATKPNGLESSVSSATTTAASSVFNLFDYALYTNGSFVANVNFTIIGGNIHTGGDIQSHGGLQTDINNLVVMGELSLGVNGNPQVREDNVKVNNVTYIRSNLRRTGVGDRNISLQMGITYVGGNAELYGRGRYEFDELYCDGNVIVKGSTANAVDVVIKKIGVIRGALRIQDQGTVTIKSGAVVYCDSIQFLNNPTTLVIENGATIVTRMPPDYSRIVNSGGVINVVSSVPYPPLPQILNEIRNFSFPNSTSIPSITPHDPVPPASIDSAADISKSPPQVVVIGENCNAGEIEVEIQNRLASMGVSPVPSPLQLHVFARNNITISVGTRILNGQLIALGNTLNINSSGGSPFDGVTLIYGSPSSLIQNQVTNTTGYVPPATIYNQTNAIQNDTLYSVRRRNIIVR; this comes from the coding sequence ATGTTGAGAACAAATTGGAAGACCTTTAGTAAAAAAGTATTCAAAATAAATTTGAGTGGAAGTGCTTTAATTATTGTGATAATAATAATTGCTATTTTAAGCACAGTCTTACTGGGAGCGATGTCGGCTGTGTTAGCATCGCTGAACCAGAGCACATCTATATATCAGAAATCTGCAACAGGCTATGGAGCTGAAAGTGCAGCAGAGGAGTTTTTGTATTATTTTAATCAACTGTTAGAGGATGCAAAGAATATAGCGTATGGTTATTATTACAAGGGAGATGGGACACTAAAAGATATATGTCCTGGTCGAGTGAGATGGTTATTGGGAGATGAGAGCTATGAGCCGGGGAAGATATTGGATGATTTGCGACATGGGAGGATAAGTCGAGATGTAGCTGAAGATAAAGTGTATGAGGGTATGAAAGCGATTATAAGGGATGAGGTAAGCCGGTTTATGAATGACGTGGGTAGTGATGCTTCCATAAAGGTTGAATCTCTGTCGCTGCCGGAGTTTAAGAAGTTATCTGACTTAGTAGAGTTGTATATAAAGCCACATTATGAGAGCCTGACTGGGTATGAACTTGATGATATTACAGTTAATGCATGGTCAGGTACGACAAGTGGGTCTCTTCCTGATGGATATACAATTTACATTGATGTATCTAAAAAGAGAGCAGGAACTTCGTCAGATAAAGAGATAAAGAGAACATTGCGGTTAGATGTTGAAATACTTGCAACCAAGCCTAATGGGCTGGAAAGTAGCGTATCGAGTGCAACTACTACTGCTGCATCCTCAGTATTTAACTTGTTTGATTATGCATTATACACAAATGGAAGCTTCGTGGCAAATGTTAACTTTACCATAATAGGCGGGAATATACATACAGGCGGTGACATACAATCACACGGCGGTTTGCAAACTGACATTAATAATTTGGTGGTAATGGGTGAGTTATCACTGGGTGTGAACGGTAATCCACAAGTTCGCGAAGACAATGTAAAAGTGAACAATGTAACTTATATTAGGTCAAATTTGAGAAGAACGGGTGTTGGAGATAGAAATATTAGCTTGCAGATGGGTATAACGTACGTGGGGGGAAATGCGGAATTATATGGTAGAGGGAGATATGAGTTTGATGAGTTATACTGCGATGGGAATGTCATAGTTAAAGGTAGTACAGCAAATGCGGTAGATGTTGTAATAAAGAAAATAGGAGTAATCAGGGGTGCGTTAAGAATACAGGATCAAGGGACAGTTACAATAAAATCTGGTGCGGTAGTATATTGCGATTCGATTCAGTTTTTGAACAATCCAACTACGTTAGTAATAGAAAATGGCGCAACCATTGTGACGAGGATGCCGCCTGACTATAGTCGGATTGTTAATTCAGGTGGGGTTATAAATGTAGTGTCTTCAGTTCCGTATCCGCCCTTGCCACAAATTTTAAATGAGATAAGAAATTTTAGTTTTCCTAATAGTACAAGTATACCATCGATAACACCCCATGATCCAGTTCCACCAGCCTCAATTGACAGTGCTGCAGATATTTCTAAATCACCTCCGCAAGTTGTTGTTATTGGAGAAAATTGTAATGCAGGTGAAATTGAAGTTGAGATTCAAAACAGGTTAGCAAGCATGGGCGTTTCGCCAGTTCCAAGTCCACTCCAATTGCATGTTTTTGCAAGGAACAACATTACTATTTCAGTGGGAACGAGAATATTAAATGGTCAATTGATTGCGTTAGGTAATACTCTTAATATAAATAGTTCAGGCGGGAGTCCATTTGATGGTGTAACATTAATATATGGTTCGCCGAGTTCACTCATTCAGAATCAGGTAACAAATACTACTGGGTATGTTCCACCGGCAACAATATATAACCAAACAAATGCAATTCAAAATGATACTTTATATAGTGTAAGAAGAAGAAATATTATTGTAAGATAA
- a CDS encoding prepilin-type N-terminal cleavage/methylation domain-containing protein: protein MKCKGFSLSEMIIVIAIIAILLAIGIPAYLASVRRAEVKNVANGLADMLSMLYEYEDKEVVFDKYFVKINNHIVPDPVTGETYLQIQLVKYESGTEKVLKELKSKSAELDSDVIVTGAGPIATYLYYDNKGILWRFSGSPGGRSNESYFPNANKVFVVRIRGITGGYQKKVIVRVMPPGSVEVK, encoded by the coding sequence ATGAAATGTAAGGGATTTTCCCTAAGCGAAATGATAATTGTCATTGCGATAATTGCAATATTGTTAGCAATTGGGATACCGGCTTATCTGGCATCTGTTCGCCGGGCAGAAGTCAAAAACGTTGCCAATGGGCTTGCTGATATGCTGTCAATGCTCTACGAGTATGAAGACAAAGAAGTAGTATTTGATAAATACTTTGTCAAAATCAATAACCATATTGTGCCAGATCCGGTAACAGGTGAGACGTATTTACAGATCCAGCTTGTAAAATATGAAAGTGGAACGGAAAAGGTATTAAAGGAACTAAAAAGCAAGAGCGCTGAGTTAGACTCTGACGTGATAGTTACAGGAGCTGGACCAATTGCAACCTATCTATATTATGACAATAAAGGAATATTGTGGCGTTTTTCAGGTTCACCGGGTGGGAGGAGCAATGAAAGTTATTTTCCAAATGCAAATAAGGTGTTTGTTGTAAGAATAAGAGGGATAACAGGCGGTTATCAAAAAAAGGTTATTGTCAGGGTAATGCCACCAGGGAGTGTTGAAGTTAAATGA
- a CDS encoding PilN domain-containing protein, with product MPVLKDINLLEAYSKQYKVSEEKASGALIIALISVIGVCILVSVLMFVQIISYSMKISSTTTEINSKRTIVNKIQRDLKIKEAYDIKIGFVNQKKNENRKLKELLTTLEKLTPQNLTFEMLQIENNKLNCRVASKNVESVVQFVYSLSNDPHFANVVFNGANDVEGIKKADVSADIR from the coding sequence GTGCCAGTTTTAAAGGATATAAATTTGTTAGAGGCATACAGTAAGCAATATAAAGTGAGCGAAGAGAAGGCAAGCGGTGCATTAATAATTGCTCTAATATCAGTAATTGGTGTGTGTATATTGGTATCTGTACTTATGTTTGTTCAGATAATTTCCTATTCCATGAAAATCAGCAGTACTACGACAGAAATAAACTCGAAGAGGACAATTGTGAACAAGATACAGAGAGATTTAAAGATAAAAGAGGCATATGATATAAAAATTGGGTTTGTTAATCAAAAGAAAAATGAAAACCGAAAGTTAAAGGAATTGCTTACTACTCTTGAGAAACTAACTCCCCAAAATCTGACATTTGAGATGCTGCAGATAGAAAATAATAAACTTAATTGCAGAGTGGCAAGCAAGAATGTTGAGAGTGTAGTTCAGTTTGTTTACAGTCTATCTAATGATCCACACTTTGCAAATGTAGTATTTAATGGTGCAAATGATGTGGAAGGTATCAAAAAAGCTGATGTGAGTGCTGATATAAGATAA
- a CDS encoding prepilin-type N-terminal cleavage/methylation domain-containing protein has protein sequence MRCNLKIKSDFKLKGLTLVELIVVVAIVAIILGAIYSFFIQNFKVAQENINIARIEGEAKRLNDQVKQWLSMSDQASIQYSVVGTTKVITMDVYQSDLPAPTARPDFRIKLVYDSGSKKISIEKIFLASSSSPTVPSPIAFTFLDGLVTRFDCIFVSGSKIVIEYEVVINKRGSNLITRVYKIEHVFRTF, from the coding sequence ATGAGATGTAATTTGAAAATAAAAAGTGATTTTAAATTAAAAGGTTTGACGCTTGTTGAGCTGATAGTAGTTGTTGCAATTGTTGCAATAATCCTTGGCGCAATTTATTCCTTTTTTATTCAGAACTTCAAAGTTGCACAGGAGAACATTAACATAGCCAGGATTGAGGGTGAAGCAAAAAGATTAAACGATCAGGTAAAGCAGTGGCTGTCTATGTCTGACCAGGCCAGTATTCAGTATTCGGTTGTTGGCACAACAAAAGTAATAACAATGGATGTATATCAAAGCGACTTGCCAGCACCAACTGCCCGACCTGATTTTAGAATAAAGCTTGTGTATGATAGTGGTTCTAAAAAAATTAGTATTGAGAAGATATTTCTGGCATCTTCAAGTAGTCCCACTGTCCCATCACCTATAGCCTTCACCTTTTTAGATGGGCTGGTTACCAGATTTGATTGTATTTTTGTTTCGGGTTCAAAGATAGTAATTGAATATGAGGTTGTTATAAACAAGCGTGGTTCTAACCTAATAACAAGAGTATACAAAATAGAACATGTTTTTCGCACCTTTTGA